Within Paenibacillus sabinae T27, the genomic segment CGACCAATCGGTTATGAGCCGACCGCTCTAACCAACTGAGCTAAGGGCCCTGATCAAAATATCCGTATGCAATAAGTACTGTTTGAACTTGCACGTAAATGAATTGGTTGCGGGGGCAGGATTTGAACCTGCGGCCTTCGGGTTATGAGCCCGACGAGCTACCGGGCTGCTCCACCCCGCGTCAGTAATCATATTCAAACAGCGACAATAAATAGTATACATCACAACATGGTGTTAAGTCAAGGAAAAAATGTTGCCATTTTTAAGGAAGAAAACGGACCCCGTATTTCCCTTTGCGCGAACGGTAAATTTCCACCAGCTGCAGATCATGATAGCCATAAATCCAGCCATCCTGTTCGAGCCGCTTGGCTAAACAGCCCGCCTGAAACCTTGTTCTGAACAGCTTGGCGAAATAAATCCAATTCATGATGCGCTCTTCCCCTTTCATGGCCAGTTGTTCAAGTCCTCAACGATTGTTAGCTTGCCCATTTTTTTAAAAAACTTACGGGACCCGTTCAAGTTCTCCGAAATAGCACAACCACATAACCTGATGAAATTAATGAATAAACCGCCCATTGCTGGACGGTTTTAATACAAGTCGTTATATCATCCGCTTCAACTAAACAATATTATTTCCCGAATGAGGATGGATCACGTCTCCACGATTGCAACAGTTCGACGTCTTCGGCTGCGATTTTGCCTTGACCGAGCGCGACGTCGATCAGGGTGCTGTAGTTGGACAGGCTTTGCAGCGGAATGCCCGCCTCACTGAACGCATTGGTCGCACGATCCAGTTCATAGCTGAAAATCGCCAGTACCGCAAGCGGTTCGCCTCCCGCTTCTTGAACCGCCTGAGCGGCTTTCAGCGAGCTGCCTCCGGTGGAGATCAGGTCTTCGATCACGATGACCTTTTGACCAGGGGAGATAATGCCTTCGATCTGGTTCTGTTTGCCGTGTCCTTTGGCTTTGTCGCGGATGTAGGCCATCGGCAGATTCAGCTTGTCCGCCACCCAGGCGGCATGCGGGATGCCGGCGGTTGCGGTTCCGGCAATAACCTCCGTACCGGGGTATTCGGTAGCGATCAATTCGGCGAAAGCGTCGGCGATGTAGCTGCGGATTTCCGGATACGAAAGAGTAAGCCGGTTATCGCAATAGATCGGGGACTTGATGCCGGATGTCCATGTAAAAGGCTCCTGCGGGCGCAGGGCGACCGCCTCGATCTTCAATAAGTAAGAGGCAATTTGTTCACTTCTGTTCAGCAATGGACTCACGCTTTGATCATCTCCTCAATAATTTGCTCTGCTGCCTGACGCGGGTCGGGAGCGGCCGTAATAGGCCGTCCAACAACCAGGAAGTGGCTTCCCTGACGGATCGCCTGGCCAGGTGTCATGACGCGGCTCTGGTCGTCCAGCGATGATCCGGAAGGCCGGATGCCAGGGGTGACGGTGCGGAATGCGGGACCGCAGGCAGCCGATATGGCTGCGGCTTCCTGAGGCGAAGCCACGACTCCGTCCAAGCCGGCGGCTGCGGCAAGCTTCGCGTACCGCACGACTGTGTCCGGCACTTCGCCGGGAATGCCGATCTCATTGTTCATGACCGTCTGGCTGGTGCTGGTGAGCTGGGTCACCGCAATAACCAGGGGACGGGCAAGCGCAGGGTTCTTGTGCAGGGCCGCTTCAATGCCCTCTATTGCGGCCGCCATCATGGCCGAGCCGCCGGATGCATGGACGTTGAACATATCGACGCCAAGGGCTGTCACACTCTCGGCTCCGCCTTTTACCGTGTTCGGGATATCATGCATCTTCACGTCAAGAAATACGGAATAGCCAAGGGCCTTCAGCTCTCTGACAAAATCCGGACCGGCGGCGTAGAACAGCTGCATGCCGACCTTCATGTAGCACGGGATGCCTTTCAGCTTGCCGATCAGCTCTTTCGCCTGCCCGGCATCCGGATAATCAAGCGGGATCATCAGCCGGTTGGCCATGCTCTCCCATTGCGTGTTCTGTGTGACGGTATTCTCCTGCGCCGCAGCTTCCTGCAGTGGCTGCCTTTCTCCGGTCATAACAACACTCCTTCGCTGTAAGCTTCAAAGGTCCGGGCACAGCGGAACGGTCTGCGAGATGACGCAAACCGTTCCTGAAGTTCCCTATGCCTTGCCTTGCGCAATTTATCTTATTGTCCTACGAAAGCCGGCATCGACTGCGAGGAGAAGTTGATCGTCTCCAGCATGCGCAGCAGCGCCGTTACGGTATCAAGCGACGTCATGCAGACGATGCCGTTCTCGACCGCTTCGCGGCGGATAAGGAAGCCGTCGCGCTCCGGCGTCTTGCCTTTCGTGAGCGTATTGAACACGAAGTTCGCCTGGCCGCTGCGGATAATGTCGATAATGGTAGGCTCACCTTCACCGAGCTTGTTGACGTTCATGACGTTGAGGCCCGCATTTTCCAGCGCCGAAGCGGTGCCGCCCGTAGCAATGATCTTATAGCCCAGACGGTGGAAGCCTTTCATCAGTTCGATCGCTTCCGCTTTATCCTTGTCGGCCACGGTTACGATAATCGAGCCAGTGGTCGGGATTTTCATGCCTGCGCCGATCAGACCTTTATACAGAGCCTTGGCATACAATCTGTCACGGCCCATGACTTCGCCGGTCGATTTCATTTCCGGACCCAGCGTCGGCTCTACTCTGCGCAGCTTGGCGAACGAGAAGACAGGCACTTTGACGGAGACGAAGTCACTCTCCGGCCACAGGCCTTCGCTGTACCCTTCGTCCTTCAGCTTGCCGCCGAGAATGACCTTCGTTGCCAGAAGAGCCATCGGAATGCCCGTCACCTTGCTCAGGAACGGTACGGTACGCGACGAGCGCGGATTCACTTCGATGACGTAAACCTCACCGCGGTAGATGACAAACTGAATGTTGACCAGTCCGACTGTCTTCAATTCCTTGGCGATCTTGATCGTGATATCGGCGATTTTCTGCTTCAGGCTGTCTTCCAGATGCTGCGGCGGATATACCGCGATGGAGTCGCCGGAGTGAACGCCCGCGCGTTCCACGTGCTCCATGATCCCTGGAATAACTACGGTTTCGCCGTCGCAGATGGCATCGACTTCAACCTCTTTGCCCAGCATGTAACGGTCGATCAGGACCGGATGATCCGGGTTGACCTTCACAGCTTCCTTCATGTAGCTGAGCAGTTCAGTATCGGAGTAGACAATTTCCATTGCACGGCCGCCCAGTACGTACGAAGGACGCACCAGAACCGGATAGCCAAGCGATTGAGCCGTGCCCACAGCTTCTTCAACCGTCGTTACGGTGCTGCCTTTCGGCTGTGCGATATCCAGGCGTGACAGCAGCGCTTCGAACCGTTTGCGGTCTTCCGCTTCGTCGATGCTTTCAAGGCTTGTGCCAAGAATGTTGACGCCTGCCGCGCTTAGCGGAGCAGCCAGGTTAATGGCCGTCTGTCCGCCGAACTGCACGATGACGCCGATTGGTTGTTCCTGCTCGATGACGTTCATAACATCCTCGAAGAACAGCGGTTCGAAATAAAGCCGGTCAGAGGTGTTGAAGTCGGTGGATACCGTCTCCGGGTTATTATTGATAATGACTGCTTCATATCCGGCCTTCTGGATTGCCCAGACGGCATGAACCGTCGAGTAGTCGAACTCGATGCCCTGGCCGATACGGATCGGGCCGGAGCCTAGCACAACCACTTTTTTCTTATCGGATGGAAGCACTTCATTCTCGGTTTCGTAAGTCGAGTAATAATAAGGCGTAGTTGCCTCGAATTCGGCCGCGCAGGTGTCAACCATTTTGTAGACTGGTTTCAGTCCCTGCTCCAGACGCATCGAACGAACCTCGGCTTCCTTCGTCACCTTGCCGCCAGGCTGGCCTTCAGCCCGCAGTTCAGCAATAGCGCGGTCAGTAAAGCCAAGACGCTTCGCCTGGTACAGCGTTTCCGGCGTCAGGCTCTCCTCTTCGCGGATGCGGTCCTCGAAGCCGATCAAGCCTTCAATCTTATCCAGGAACCACCAGTCAACCTGGGTGAGATCCTGAATTTCCTGTAGCTGATATCCGCGGCGGAATGCCTCGGCAATCAGGAAGATGCGCTCGTCGTCCGGTTTCGCCAGACGAGTCTTCAGCACTTCATCCTCAATCAGCTCGGCTCCAGGCAGCTTGAACCGGTGAACACCGATCTCCAGCGAACGGATCGCTTTGTGAATCGACTCTTCGAAGGTGCGGCCGATGGCCATAACTTCGCCGGTCGCCTTCATCTGGGTACCGAGCTTGCGGTTCGCGTAGATGAACTTGTCGAACGGCCAGCGCGGAATTTTGCTGACGATATAATCGAGTGTTGGCTCGAAGCAAGCATAAGTCTGCCCCGTAACCGGGTTGATGATTTCATCAAGCGTGTAGCCCAGGGCGATTTTGGCTGCCATCTTGGCAATCGGATAGCCGGTTGCCTTCGACGCCAGCGCCGACGAACGGCTGACACGCGGATTCACTTCAATGACATAGTATTGATAGCTCTGCGGATCGAGCGCGAACTGCACATTGCAGCCGCCTTCGATGTTCAGCGCGCGGATAATCTTCAGCGATGCGCTGCGGAGCATTTGGTACTCGCGGTCGGACAGCGTCTGGCTCGGCGCCACGACGATACTGTCGCCCGTATGCACGCCGACCGGGTCAAAGTTCTCCATGTTGCAGACCACGATGCAGTTGTCGTTCGCATCGCGCATGACTTCATATTCGACTTCCTTCATGCCGGCGATGCTCTTCTCGATCAGGCACTGGCCGATCGGGCTGTAGCGAATGCCGGCTTTGACTGTCTCGCGAAGTTCTTCTTCATTCGCGCAAATCCCGCCGCCGGTGCCGCCCAGCGTATAAGCCGGACGTACGATCAGCGGATAGCCGATCCCCGCGGCAAACGCCAGCGCTTCGTCCAGCGTCGTAACAATCGTGCTCTCCGGCACGGGCTGTTCAAGTTCGCGCATCAGGTCGCGGAACAGGTCGCGGTCTTCCGCTTTCTCGATGGAGTGTAGCTGGGTGCCGAGCAGCTTGACGTTCTCCTGCTCCAGCACGCCCGCGCGCGCCAGCTCGACGGCCATGTTCAGGCCAGTCTGCCCGCCGAGCGTTGGCAGCAGTCCGTCAGGACGCTCCTGCCGGATAATGCCGGTAACGAAGTCAAGCGTAATCGGTTCAATATATACTTTATCCGCCATATTCGTATCGGTCATGATGGTGGCGGGGTTGCTGTTGATCAGAATAACCTCTACGCCTTCTTCTTTCAGCGCCTGGCAGGCCTGCGTTCCGGCATAGTCGAATTCGGCCGCCTGGCCGATGACAATCGGCCCTGAGCCGATCACGAGTATCTTTTTAAGCTTATCGTTCTTAGGCATTCTATTAGTAGGCTCCTTTCACGGCTTCAAGCTGCTGTTTCGGGGTAGGCGCCGCGATCCGCGCGTTCGCCGCATGCTGGGCTTGACGGGAAATTGCGGGAGTATTCCGTTTGTGCTCCGCAATCATCTCCAGAAAACGGTCGAACAGGTAGCTGCTGTCATGCGGTCCCGGAGCCGCTTCCGGATGGTACTGCACCGAGAAAGCGGGGTAGCGGGTATGCTTCAGCCCTTCAATCGTCTTGTCGTTATTGTTGATGTGTGTCACTTCAAGCTCCGTGCCTTTTACCGAGTCTTCGTTAACGGTGTAGCCGTGGTTCTGCGAGGTGATGTAGCAGCGTCCGCCCGACAGTTCCTTGACCGGATGGTTGCCGCCGCGATGTCCGAATTTAAGCTTCTCGGTATCCGCGCCGCAGGCCAGTGCAAACAGCTGGTGTCCCAGGCAGATGCCGAAGATCGGGTATTCGCCGAGCAGCTCGGAAATCGTCTTGACGGCGTAAGGCACGTCTTTGGGGTCCCCAGGACCGTTGGACAGCTGGATGCCGTCCGGATTGATACGGCGGATTTCGTCCGCGGTCACGTTATGGGGAACGACGATGACGTCGCAGCCGCGGTTGTTCAGCTCGCGCAGAATCCCCGTCTTGGCGCCGTAGTCCACGAGCACGATTTTTTCCTTCGTTCCCGGACTGCTGTATGCGCTGGCAGTGGAAGTGCGTGCCACCTGGTTACGCAGCTCGTCAATCGAGGTATCGTTCATCATTTCCATCAGCTCTTCCACCGGCTTGTTGGAGGTGGTCAGGATCGCCTTCATCGTGCCATAGTGGCGGATGATGCGTGTCAGCATCCGGGTATCGATGTCGCTGATCCCAGGTATGCCGTACTCCTTCAGCAGGTCATCGACGCTGTACTCGGCCCGCCAGTTGCTGGGCACCGTCTCATGACGGCGCACAACGAAGCCGTGTACGAAAGGCCGCACGGACTCAAAGTCATCACGAGTGATGCCATAATTCCCGATCAGCGGATACGTCATCGTAACGATTTGCCCGCAGTACGAAGGATCGGACAATACCTCCTGATATCCCGTAATCCCCGTATTAAATACAACCTCGCCAGTCTTCTCGCCTTCCGCCCCAAATGCGGTGCCGGTAAACAGCGTTCCGTCCTGTAGCAGCAATCTTGCCTGCATCCCTTTCCACTCCTCTTCATTCTGTAGTTTCAAACTGTATATTTCCTGTTAACGCCGGAGTGTCCCGTTCGCTTGTCAGCTTGTTAGGCCTGCTGCTCCGCTTCGTTCTTCCGGTTCTCTTCTAGTTCCTCGCTCCATACAACCCGACCGTCCGTAATCGTCAACACCGGCCAGCCTTTCAGCTTCCAGCCTGTAAACGGCGTGTTTCGGCCCTTGCTTGCGAAGGTTTCCGGGTCGACTTCCTTCTCCGTCTCCAGATCGATCAGCGTTACATCCGCCGGAGCTCCCGGCTCCAGCACACCGGTGTTCAGCCTGAACACGCGGGCCGGATCGGCCGTCATTCTCTTGACCAGCAGGGCAAGATCCATCTTGCCTGCGGCGACAAATTTCGTATACATCAGCGGAAATGCCGTCTCGAATCCGACAATGCCGAACGGTGCAGCCTGCATCCCTTTGGCTTTCTCTTCGGCGCTGTGCGGCGCGTGGTCCGTCACAATGATGTCGATCGTTCCGTCAAGCAAAGCCTCGATGCAGGCATCCACATCGCGGCGCGAGCGCAGCGGCGGATTCATTTTCCAGTTGGCGTCAAGCCCCGGGATGTCCTCCTCCGACAGCAGCAGATGATGCGGACATACCTCGGCGGTCACGCGGATGCCGATTTCCTTGGCCTGGCGGATCAACCGAACCGATTGTTCCGTGCTGACATGGCACACATGGTAATGCACGCCCGTCGCCTCAGCCAGCAAAATATCCCGGCCGACATGGATCGCTTCCGACTCATTCGGAATGCCCTTCAGCCCGTGCTTGCGGGCAAAGCTTCCTTCAGCTACCGGTGCGCCCACAACCAGGGAGTTGTCTTCGCAGTGCGCGATGACCGGCATATCCATGGATGCCGCGATGCTCATCGCATCCTTCATCATTTGAGCCGTCTGCACGCCTACGCCGTCATCCGTAAAGCCAATCGCTCCGGCTTCCTTCAGCGCGGCAAAATCCGTAAGCTCCTGCCCCTGCTGACTCTTCGTGATCGCGGCGTAAGGCAGCACCTTGACCAGTCCGGCCGCGCGGGCCTTGTCCTGCACCAGCTTCACCACTTCCGGGCTGTCGGTTACCGGCATGGTGTTCGGCATGCTGGCAATCGTCGTATATCCGCCCTTGGCCGCCGAACGGCTGCCTGTCTCAATCGTCTCCTTATGTTCAAAACCCGGTTCGCGCAAATGCACGTGCATATCGATTAGCCCCGGAACCAGCAGCTTGCCGGCGGCATCAATCGTTTCCGAACCTTCGGCGATCGTCTCGTTCCCATTCAGAATCGCGGAGATCGTACCGTTCTCAATCTGGATGTGCTTGCGTTCCAAGACGCCTTCCGCATTCAAAACATTGGCATTTTTGATAATCACGTTGCTTCTCCTTCTGCCCGCGACAAGAGCATCCGGGCTCTATCGTTATTATATAATAAAAATTCATATCTGTGTATATTTATTAATTTTATCAGCAGGGGTTTATCGGATCGCTCTTTCAATGACCGCCATCCGGATCGGAACTCCATTGGACATCTGCGGAAAAATCAGCGATTTCGCGCTTTCGACTACCGCGTCGTCAATTTCGACATTACGATTGACCGGCGCAGGATGCATAATGACCGTGTGCGAAGCCAGTTTCGCGGCCCGTTCTTCCGTCAGGCCGAACTGCCGGCGGTACTCTTCCGCCGATGACAGCATTCCCGAAGCGTGCCGCTCCAGCTGTACGCGCAGCATCATAACCACGTCCGCTCTCAGCGCTTCCTCCATCGAGACATAAGGCGCATAATCCATCAGCTCTGGGGCTTTCATATTCTCCGGCGCGCAGAACTGCACCTTGGCTCCCATCGTGGTCAGCCCCCACAGATTGGAGCGTGCTACCCGGCTGTGCATTATATCCCCGATGATGGATACGGTCAGACCCTTGATGTCTCCGAAGGTCTTGAGCATGGTGTACAGGTCCAGCAGCGCCTGCGTCGGATGCTCATTGTTCCCGTCGCCGGCGTTAATCAGCGGAATGGATACTTTCTCGGAGAGCTGGGCCAGCACGCCCGCCGGCTTCAGCCGGATGACGCCTGCATCGATGCCCATTGACTCCAGCGTGCGGACGGTATCGTAGATCGACTCGCCTTTTTCAACGCTGGAAGCCGCTGCCGTGAAGTTCAGAACCTGGGCACCGAGACGCTTCTCGGCCATTTCGAACGAGAAGCGGGTGCGCGTGCTGTTCTCGAAGAACATGTTGGAGACAAACCGCGAGGCCAGCACCGAGCTTGCCTTCTCCGTCTGCTTGTCCCAATACGCCGCTCTGTCCAGTATCGCGGAAATTTCCGCCGCGTCCAAACCTCTAAGTCCAAGCAGGCTCCGTTCCTTTACTCGGGTAGCTGTCATCATATTATTTTGCCTCCCAGTTCGATAGTATGTGCACTTCGTCCGTGCCGTCGACTTCTTTCAGCGCCACTTCAATCGATTCATGCCTTGAGGTCGGCACATTCTTGCCCACATAGTCCGGGCGAATCGGCACTTCGCGGTGGCCTCTGTCGGCCAGAACCGCCAGTTGGATCATCCGCGGACGTCCGCAGTCCATCAGCGCGTCCATCGCCGCCCGAATCGTCCGTCCGGTGTAGAGAACATCGTCGAACAGGATAATCTTTTTGTCCCGGGTACCCGAAATGTTGGCGGGAAGGATCAACGTCCCTTTTCCGTTACAATCTCCGTCGTTCGCATTCTTATTCTTCCCCGGCTCCAGATCGTCTCTGTAAAAAGTGACGTCAAGCTCGCCGCAAGGAACATCGGCGCCTTCGATCTCTTTGATTCGCTCCGCGATCCGCCGTGCGAGATATACGCCCCGGGTGCGGATACCGATCAGCATGCAATCTTCGATGCCTTTGTTCTTCTCCAGAATCTCATGCGCTATGCGCGATAGCGCCCGGCGAATCGCCGTCTCGTCCATAATGACATTCTTCTCGATAATCATGCCAGGTTACCCTCCAGGTAATGCGCCGTATCCCCATATCTGTGGTGGAAATCAAAAACTCCTTGCCTGAAGCAGGCAAGGAGTGGAATCCGCAGATTGAAGAACGGTGACAAGCGCGCAGCAAAAGAGCTCCGTACAGACAGACGGATACCTCACTTAAAAAGCCGCGAACCTCGATTCACGTTACCTTGCCAGCCTCACGGGACTGATTTAAAGGCGCTATTCATTTATCATTAGAATTATGACAGAACGGACAGCCCATGTCAACTCCGGACCTATACAAATTTACCAGCGGATTCTACAGCAAAAAACAGCCCCCGAACCGAAAATCGGCACGGAGGCTGTTAAACGCAAAAGCTTGATTAAAATTCAAATTCCACGTCGCTGAGGCGGCGCTTGATTTCGGAAATAACGCGCAGCTCTTCTTCTTCACCCTTGGCGATAAAGGTGACGGAGAAGCGAACGAACGCGCCGGCATCATCCCAAGGCACGGTCGAGATCAGCTTTTCGCGAATCAGATATTGGGAGAAATCCTCGCCCGACTCGAAGCGGCGTCCGCCTTTGATTCCCTTTGGCGCTTCAACATACATAAAGAAGGAGCCTTTCGGTTTCGTTGCCTTAAAGCCAAGGCTGTTCAGCGCGTCCACCAGCAGGTTGTGTCGGCGGGAATATTTGGCCGCGATGGCTTCTGTAATTTCAGGATGAGCCAGGCCATAAGCCGCCGCTTTCTGAATAGCGATGAACTGACCGGAATCGTTATTGTCCTTCACGTCGCCGAAAGCTTTGACGATCAGCGGATTGCCGGCCACAAACCCGATTCTCCAGCCCGTCATGTTGTACGATTTGGACAGGGAATGCAGCTCTACGCCAACATCCTTCGCACCGCGAACAGACAGGAAGCTCAGCGGCTTCAGGCCGTCATAGGTCAGCGCGGCATAAGGGGCGTCATGAATGACGACGACATTGTACTTCTTCGCCCAGGCTACGACTTCAGCAAAAAATTGCGGAGTTGCACTGGCTCCCGTAGGGTTGTTCGGATAGTTCAGGTAAAGAAGCTTCGCCTTGTAGGCGATGTCTTCCGGAATGGAGCTCAGGTCGGGAAGGAAGTTATTTTCCTTCTTAAGCTCGACATTGTAGACTTGGCCGCCCAGATATTTCGTATGCGTGCCCAGCACCGGATAGCCCGGAATGGTCATGATCGTAATATCTCCCGGATTGATAAAAGCGGAAGGGAGCATGGCCAGCGCCGGCTTCGAGCCAATGGAATGCAGTACCTCGGTAGCCGGGTCAATGCCGTTCACATTAAATACGTCCTTTAAATATTGGGCCGCCGCTTCCTTGAATTCGGCAATGCCGTTGTCCGCATAACCGCGGTTCTCTTCCTTGGCCGCTTCCTCGGCCAGCTTGGCGACGATGCCAGCATCCGCCATTTCGTCCGGCTCGCCGACGCCCATATCGATCAATTCGATATCGGGAAAATCCTTCTTGGCCGCAGCCTTGGCGCGTTTGATCTTCTCAAATTTATAGATGTTGGTATCCTTGCCGTAGTTCGCTCCGCCGATGCGATCCGCGAAATTGTTCTGGATAAACGTATCCTGGTATTGTTCGATACTCATAAAGGTGTTCTCACTCCTGGCTTTTGAAATAGTAAACGGATGAACGAACGCTCAGCCTATTCATTTCCATATTGTTAAATATGACGCAACAGCCGCTGCAACACAATGGACAAATCCGCAGTTCATTTGTACTTATCTGCTTCGCAGACGGGCCAGCAGATCTTCCATGTCTCCCGGAAGCGGAGCCGAAAATTCCAGATATTCTCCGGAGGACGGATGCACAAAACCAAGTACGGCCGCGTGCAGAGCCTGTCCGCCTTCCATAAATATTCCTTTGCTCCGTCCGTATACGGGATCGCCGACGAGCGGATGTCCAATAAACTTCATATGCACCCGGATTTGGTGAGTGCGTCCGGTTTCCAGCTGCAATTGCAGCAAGGTACAATCGCCGAACCGCTCCAGCACGGTAAAATGGGTAACGGCGGTCTTGCTGTTCTTCTCCGTTACCGTATACAGCTTGCGGTCATGCGGGTCTCTGCCAATCGGCGCGTCAACGGTCCCTTGGTCATGAGCCACATTGCCCTGAACAACCGCAAGATAACGCCGGGTCACGCTATGCGCCTTGAGCTGTGCCGCGAGCGAATTGTGGCTGGCGTCGTTCTTGGCGGCCATAATCAGGCCGGAGGTGTCCTTATCGATCCGGTGAACGATGCCGGGACGAATCTCGCCGTTGATTCCCGACAGGTCCTTGCAGTGATACATCAAGGCGTTGACCAGTGTGCCGGAAGGGTGCCCCGCCGCCGGATGCACGACCATGCCTCTCGGCTTGTTCACAACGATTAGGTCCGAATCCTCGTAGGCGACATTAAGCGGAATATTTTCCGGGGTCAGCTCTGCGGCTGCGGGCTCAGGCACCGTCACCGAGATCAAATCCTCCGGCGACAGCTTGTAGTTCGCTTTTACCGTACGGCCGTTAACCGTGACAAGTCCGGCTTCAATCCACTGCTGCACCTGGGAGCGTGAAATGTCTTCTTCCCAAGCCTCGGTAATATATTTGTCGATACGTTCACGGGCGTATTCTTCCTGAACGGTCCAAGCGACCCCGTTGTCCGGGCTTTCGCCTTCCGTCCGCTCATTAAGAGCGTCCTTATTCAATACTATTCATTCCCTTCCTTTGCCTCGCCGGTTTCCTTCACTTCGGTTACTTCCGTCTGGCCCCCGCCCTTCATATCAAGGAGGGAATCCAGAATGATGAGCGCCACGCCGACGACAATGCATGAATCCGCCACGTTAAAGATCGGAAACGTATAGCTGCCGAAATTAAACTGCAGAAAATCGACAACCTCGCCTGTCAACAGCCGGTCGAGAAAGTTGCCGATCGCCCCGCCAAGCACAAGCGCAAGCGCCAAAGGCAGCAGCCGGCGCGTCTTTCTGACCTTATTCAGGTACCAGACGATTCCGACCACGACAACAACAGTCACGAGGATGAGGAACCAGCGCTGATTCTGCAAAATGCTGAAAGCGGCGCCGCGGTTGCGGTGAGATGTGATGAGAAAAAAATTCCCGATTACCGGGATTTGCTCGTCGAGCTGCAGACGTGAGGAGATTAAGTATTTCGTTCCCTGGTCAATCAAAAACACAATGAGCGCGATCAGATAGTACACCACTTCAGCTAGTCACTCCGTTCTTATTTTTCCCGCCCGAAAGCGATCCAAAACATGTATAAAGACTCGTATATTGTAGCACAAG encodes:
- the carA gene encoding glutamine-hydrolyzing carbamoyl-phosphate synthase small subunit gives rise to the protein MQARLLLQDGTLFTGTAFGAEGEKTGEVVFNTGITGYQEVLSDPSYCGQIVTMTYPLIGNYGITRDDFESVRPFVHGFVVRRHETVPSNWRAEYSVDDLLKEYGIPGISDIDTRMLTRIIRHYGTMKAILTTSNKPVEELMEMMNDTSIDELRNQVARTSTASAYSSPGTKEKIVLVDYGAKTGILRELNNRGCDVIVVPHNVTADEIRRINPDGIQLSNGPGDPKDVPYAVKTISELLGEYPIFGICLGHQLFALACGADTEKLKFGHRGGNHPVKELSGGRCYITSQNHGYTVNEDSVKGTELEVTHINNNDKTIEGLKHTRYPAFSVQYHPEAAPGPHDSSYLFDRFLEMIAEHKRNTPAISRQAQHAANARIAAPTPKQQLEAVKGAY
- a CDS encoding dihydroorotase, producing MIIKNANVLNAEGVLERKHIQIENGTISAILNGNETIAEGSETIDAAGKLLVPGLIDMHVHLREPGFEHKETIETGSRSAAKGGYTTIASMPNTMPVTDSPEVVKLVQDKARAAGLVKVLPYAAITKSQQGQELTDFAALKEAGAIGFTDDGVGVQTAQMMKDAMSIAASMDMPVIAHCEDNSLVVGAPVAEGSFARKHGLKGIPNESEAIHVGRDILLAEATGVHYHVCHVSTEQSVRLIRQAKEIGIRVTAEVCPHHLLLSEEDIPGLDANWKMNPPLRSRRDVDACIEALLDGTIDIIVTDHAPHSAEEKAKGMQAAPFGIVGFETAFPLMYTKFVAAGKMDLALLVKRMTADPARVFRLNTGVLEPGAPADVTLIDLETEKEVDPETFASKGRNTPFTGWKLKGWPVLTITDGRVVWSEELEENRKNEAEQQA
- the pyrE gene encoding orotate phosphoribosyltransferase; its protein translation is MSPLLNRSEQIASYLLKIEAVALRPQEPFTWTSGIKSPIYCDNRLTLSYPEIRSYIADAFAELIATEYPGTEVIAGTATAGIPHAAWVADKLNLPMAYIRDKAKGHGKQNQIEGIISPGQKVIVIEDLISTGGSSLKAAQAVQEAGGEPLAVLAIFSYELDRATNAFSEAGIPLQSLSNYSTLIDVALGQGKIAAEDVELLQSWRRDPSSFGK
- a CDS encoding aspartate carbamoyltransferase catalytic subunit codes for the protein MMTATRVKERSLLGLRGLDAAEISAILDRAAYWDKQTEKASSVLASRFVSNMFFENSTRTRFSFEMAEKRLGAQVLNFTAAASSVEKGESIYDTVRTLESMGIDAGVIRLKPAGVLAQLSEKVSIPLINAGDGNNEHPTQALLDLYTMLKTFGDIKGLTVSIIGDIMHSRVARSNLWGLTTMGAKVQFCAPENMKAPELMDYAPYVSMEEALRADVVMMLRVQLERHASGMLSSAEEYRRQFGLTEERAAKLASHTVIMHPAPVNRNVEIDDAVVESAKSLIFPQMSNGVPIRMAVIERAIR
- the carB gene encoding carbamoyl-phosphate synthase large subunit, coding for MPKNDKLKKILVIGSGPIVIGQAAEFDYAGTQACQALKEEGVEVILINSNPATIMTDTNMADKVYIEPITLDFVTGIIRQERPDGLLPTLGGQTGLNMAVELARAGVLEQENVKLLGTQLHSIEKAEDRDLFRDLMRELEQPVPESTIVTTLDEALAFAAGIGYPLIVRPAYTLGGTGGGICANEEELRETVKAGIRYSPIGQCLIEKSIAGMKEVEYEVMRDANDNCIVVCNMENFDPVGVHTGDSIVVAPSQTLSDREYQMLRSASLKIIRALNIEGGCNVQFALDPQSYQYYVIEVNPRVSRSSALASKATGYPIAKMAAKIALGYTLDEIINPVTGQTYACFEPTLDYIVSKIPRWPFDKFIYANRKLGTQMKATGEVMAIGRTFEESIHKAIRSLEIGVHRFKLPGAELIEDEVLKTRLAKPDDERIFLIAEAFRRGYQLQEIQDLTQVDWWFLDKIEGLIGFEDRIREEESLTPETLYQAKRLGFTDRAIAELRAEGQPGGKVTKEAEVRSMRLEQGLKPVYKMVDTCAAEFEATTPYYYSTYETENEVLPSDKKKVVVLGSGPIRIGQGIEFDYSTVHAVWAIQKAGYEAVIINNNPETVSTDFNTSDRLYFEPLFFEDVMNVIEQEQPIGVIVQFGGQTAINLAAPLSAAGVNILGTSLESIDEAEDRKRFEALLSRLDIAQPKGSTVTTVEEAVGTAQSLGYPVLVRPSYVLGGRAMEIVYSDTELLSYMKEAVKVNPDHPVLIDRYMLGKEVEVDAICDGETVVIPGIMEHVERAGVHSGDSIAVYPPQHLEDSLKQKIADITIKIAKELKTVGLVNIQFVIYRGEVYVIEVNPRSSRTVPFLSKVTGIPMALLATKVILGGKLKDEGYSEGLWPESDFVSVKVPVFSFAKLRRVEPTLGPEMKSTGEVMGRDRLYAKALYKGLIGAGMKIPTTGSIIVTVADKDKAEAIELMKGFHRLGYKIIATGGTASALENAGLNVMNVNKLGEGEPTIIDIIRSGQANFVFNTLTKGKTPERDGFLIRREAVENGIVCMTSLDTVTALLRMLETINFSSQSMPAFVGQ
- the pyrF gene encoding orotidine-5'-phosphate decarboxylase; the protein is MANRLMIPLDYPDAGQAKELIGKLKGIPCYMKVGMQLFYAAGPDFVRELKALGYSVFLDVKMHDIPNTVKGGAESVTALGVDMFNVHASGGSAMMAAAIEGIEAALHKNPALARPLVIAVTQLTSTSQTVMNNEIGIPGEVPDTVVRYAKLAAAAGLDGVVASPQEAAAISAACGPAFRTVTPGIRPSGSSLDDQSRVMTPGQAIRQGSHFLVVGRPITAAPDPRQAAEQIIEEMIKA